The proteins below are encoded in one region of Paenarthrobacter ilicis:
- the secE gene encoding preprotein translocase subunit SecE, with translation MSEDQVTETAASSSKGRPAKKADRGFFARIALFVRQVIGELKKVVAPTRKELINYTLVVLVFVAIMMVIVSLLDIAFGTGASWVFGGSGITDR, from the coding sequence GTGAGTGAGGACCAGGTGACCGAAACAGCTGCCAGCAGCTCAAAGGGCCGTCCCGCCAAGAAAGCCGATCGCGGCTTCTTCGCCCGTATTGCACTCTTCGTCCGCCAGGTCATTGGCGAACTGAAGAAGGTTGTTGCCCCTACCCGCAAGGAACTGATCAATTACACGCTCGTGGTGCTGGTGTTCGTAGCCATCATGATGGTCATCGTCAGCCTGCTGGACATCGCCTTCGGGACTGGTGCCAGCTGGGTCTTCGGTGGGTCAGGCATCACGGACCGCTAA
- a CDS encoding pyridoxal phosphate-dependent aminotransferase — protein MSAGTTAARISQRISAIAESATLAVDAKAKALKAAGRPVIGFGAGEPDFPTPDYIVQAAIEAASQPKYHRYSPAGGLPELKKAIADKTLRDSGYKVDPSQVLVTNGGKQAVYNTFATLVDPGDEVIIPTPFWTTYPEAIRLAGGVPVEVFAGPEQGYLVTVEQLEAAVTDRTKILLFVSPSNPTGAVYSPEQVAEIGKWAASKGLWVVTDEIYEHLTYDGVEFTSIATAAPELGDKVVILNGVAKTYAMTGWRVGWMIGPADVIKAATNLQSHATSNVSNIMQIAAAAALTGPLTAVDEMKVAFDRRRKAIVAGLNAIEGVECPTPTGAFYVYADVRGLLGKEFETSNGPVRPQTSAELATLILDEVEVAVVPGEAFGPSGYVRLSYALGDDDLAEGVRRIQEFLGKAK, from the coding sequence ATGTCTGCCGGAACAACTGCCGCCCGCATTTCACAGCGAATCTCCGCCATTGCCGAGTCCGCCACCCTTGCCGTTGATGCCAAGGCCAAGGCACTGAAGGCCGCGGGTCGCCCCGTGATCGGATTCGGTGCCGGCGAGCCCGATTTCCCAACCCCCGACTACATCGTGCAGGCCGCCATTGAGGCCGCAAGCCAGCCGAAGTACCACCGCTACTCCCCCGCGGGCGGCCTTCCTGAACTGAAGAAGGCCATTGCGGACAAGACGCTCCGCGATTCCGGCTACAAGGTTGATCCCTCCCAGGTCCTGGTGACCAACGGTGGCAAGCAGGCCGTGTACAACACGTTCGCAACCTTGGTGGACCCGGGCGACGAAGTCATCATTCCCACCCCGTTCTGGACCACCTATCCGGAGGCCATCCGCCTTGCCGGAGGCGTGCCGGTTGAGGTGTTCGCCGGTCCGGAGCAGGGCTACCTGGTCACTGTGGAGCAGCTTGAAGCCGCAGTGACGGACAGGACCAAAATCCTGTTGTTCGTCTCCCCGTCCAACCCCACCGGCGCCGTCTACAGCCCCGAGCAGGTAGCGGAGATCGGCAAATGGGCTGCCTCCAAGGGACTCTGGGTTGTTACCGATGAGATCTACGAGCACCTGACCTACGACGGCGTGGAGTTCACTTCCATCGCCACGGCTGCTCCGGAACTGGGCGACAAAGTGGTCATCCTCAACGGCGTAGCCAAGACCTACGCCATGACCGGTTGGCGTGTGGGATGGATGATCGGCCCTGCCGACGTCATCAAGGCGGCAACCAACCTGCAGTCGCACGCGACGTCGAACGTCTCCAACATCATGCAGATCGCCGCTGCCGCTGCCCTCACGGGACCGCTGACCGCCGTCGACGAGATGAAGGTGGCCTTCGACCGCCGCCGCAAGGCGATCGTGGCCGGCCTCAACGCGATCGAAGGCGTTGAATGCCCGACGCCGACCGGCGCCTTCTACGTCTACGCGGACGTTCGCGGCCTGCTGGGCAAGGAATTTGAGACCTCCAACGGTCCTGTCCGGCCGCAGACTTCGGCTGAACTTGCCACCCTGATCCTGGACGAGGTTGAAGTTGCCGTGGTTCCGGGCGAGGCATTCGGTCCCTCCGGTTACGTCCGCCTCAGCTACGCACTGGGTGATGACGACCTCGCCGAGGGTGTACGCCGCATCCAGGAGTTCCTGGGCAAAGCCAAGTAG
- a CDS encoding LuxR C-terminal-related transcriptional regulator — translation MTNIPEGGAGRRVRVVIVDDHTIFRSGLKADLDGRMDVVGEAGTVEQAIAVIAGARPEVVLLDVHLPGGLGGGGREVIAGSTALLGTTSFLALSVSDAAEDVVSVIRAGARGYVTKTISGKEISDAVIRVADGDAVFSPRLAGFVLDAFGTAPADIADDELDKLSARELEVMRLIARGYSYKEVAKELFISIKTVETHVSAVLRKLQLSSRHELTKWAAERRLL, via the coding sequence ATGACCAACATCCCTGAAGGCGGCGCAGGCCGCCGGGTGCGCGTGGTGATCGTGGACGATCACACGATCTTCCGCTCCGGCCTCAAGGCTGACCTCGACGGCCGCATGGACGTGGTGGGAGAGGCCGGAACGGTGGAACAGGCTATCGCCGTTATTGCCGGGGCCCGCCCTGAGGTGGTGCTGCTTGACGTCCACCTGCCCGGCGGATTGGGTGGCGGAGGCAGGGAAGTCATCGCAGGATCAACGGCGTTGTTGGGGACCACGAGCTTTCTTGCCCTGAGTGTCAGCGACGCCGCGGAGGACGTTGTCTCCGTGATCCGGGCAGGTGCCCGCGGCTACGTCACCAAGACCATTTCCGGCAAGGAAATTTCCGATGCCGTGATCCGGGTGGCCGATGGCGACGCTGTCTTCTCGCCCCGCTTGGCAGGCTTTGTGCTGGACGCCTTCGGGACGGCTCCGGCCGATATTGCCGACGATGAGCTGGATAAGTTGTCCGCCCGTGAATTGGAAGTCATGCGGCTCATTGCCCGCGGGTACAGCTACAAGGAAGTTGCCAAGGAGCTGTTCATCTCCATCAAGACTGTGGAAACCCACGTCTCGGCCGTGCTGCGCAAACTCCAGCTTTCCAGCAGGCACGAGCTCACCAAATGGGCCGCGGAACGCCGCCTCCTCTGA
- a CDS encoding ATP-binding protein, whose product MTTAMERPVLVRSSDRVIAGVCSGLAVHLGWPVKYVRWGMVLACLAGGAGFALYAWLWTMVPTADESAKRNARRPASPIAPSVSLPPVAGAGETPAPAAGGWGNGTAGSSRLSLRRIHYGKEILLGAALLMVAVILIARQFGVDVPLGTLIPVAAILGGAAIAWMQLDETRRAGLVDKTKADQAGGWVRLAAGLALVVAGVLVMVSGSGSWEQTWLALLASVAVLGGVALVLLPWGLKFWKDLETERAGRVRETERAEIAAHLHDSVLQTLALIQRRAGSEQDVIRLARAQERELRAWLFSDAAKESGLLAGRIKAVAAAVEDSHGHAVEVVTVGDTEVTHRHEALVQAAREAMLNAARHGGGTVSVYLENTASGTEIFIKDRGPGFDPEAVPDDRLGVKESIIGRMKRHGGTAAIISSSDGTEVRLGLPSENQDAGEQRSNEAQNGDAKQ is encoded by the coding sequence ATGACAACGGCTATGGAGCGCCCCGTGCTGGTTCGCAGCAGCGACCGCGTGATTGCCGGCGTCTGCAGCGGGCTGGCCGTTCATTTGGGATGGCCGGTCAAGTACGTCCGTTGGGGAATGGTCCTTGCGTGCCTGGCCGGCGGTGCCGGCTTTGCCCTCTACGCATGGTTGTGGACCATGGTCCCTACAGCGGATGAGAGCGCTAAACGCAATGCCCGCCGTCCGGCGTCGCCCATTGCTCCTTCCGTGAGCCTGCCGCCGGTCGCCGGCGCCGGTGAGACCCCGGCCCCGGCTGCGGGTGGTTGGGGGAACGGGACCGCCGGGTCGTCGCGGTTGTCCTTGCGGCGGATTCACTACGGCAAGGAGATCCTCCTCGGTGCAGCGCTGCTGATGGTGGCCGTGATCCTCATTGCCCGGCAGTTTGGCGTGGACGTACCGTTGGGAACCCTGATACCCGTCGCTGCCATCCTGGGCGGTGCAGCCATCGCCTGGATGCAGCTCGATGAAACCCGGCGGGCAGGGCTGGTGGACAAGACAAAGGCCGATCAGGCCGGCGGGTGGGTACGCCTGGCCGCAGGCCTGGCCCTGGTGGTTGCCGGTGTGCTGGTGATGGTGTCCGGTTCGGGATCGTGGGAGCAGACCTGGCTGGCGTTGCTGGCATCCGTGGCGGTGCTTGGCGGTGTGGCGCTGGTCCTGTTGCCCTGGGGGTTGAAGTTCTGGAAGGACCTGGAGACCGAGCGGGCCGGCCGCGTCCGGGAGACTGAACGCGCCGAAATCGCTGCCCACCTGCACGACTCCGTTCTCCAAACCCTGGCCCTCATCCAGCGGAGGGCTGGCTCGGAACAGGATGTCATCCGGCTGGCCCGGGCGCAGGAACGTGAACTCCGTGCCTGGCTCTTCAGTGATGCTGCCAAGGAGTCGGGCCTCCTGGCCGGTCGCATCAAAGCCGTGGCGGCCGCCGTCGAGGACTCGCACGGCCATGCAGTGGAAGTGGTCACGGTGGGAGACACTGAAGTGACCCACCGGCATGAGGCCCTGGTCCAAGCCGCCCGGGAAGCCATGCTCAATGCCGCCCGGCACGGAGGCGGAACAGTGTCCGTGTACCTGGAAAACACCGCCTCAGGCACGGAGATCTTCATCAAGGACCGTGGTCCCGGCTTCGACCCGGAGGCAGTGCCGGATGACCGGCTGGGAGTCAAGGAATCGATCATTGGCCGCATGAAGCGCCACGGCGGTACCGCGGCGATCATCAGCAGCAGCGATGGAACAGAAGTCCGCCTGGGGCTTCCCTCGGAAAACCAGGACGCCGGCGAACAGCGAAGCAATGAAGCGCAGAATGGAGACGCGAAGCAATGA
- a CDS encoding PspC domain-containing protein has protein sequence MNANSMNPEEPGTPGTPSGSGSSAYHGADAAPGESQQNFFDWIRNLGIRRGPDRWVGGVASGVAHRFGIDPVIVRGIFIVLAVFAGVGVLLYGLAWALLPEPDGRIHVQEAAAGRWSSGMTGALIATIIGLPSLGRGFWGWGWNGLPGLFWTLFWVGGTGYLIYYLVQRNKASRTMPPAGQGAGASTATASTAHTYTASTAPTYTASTNTGVPVYGPTFGQSSPPNPSGPSNPSGPFNPSGPRPPSGPTPPRNFQPKPAAPKRQGPGAAIVAVSAGAALLVGGTLKALDAGNVIDLGNSVNAVVFASGAAVLGLGIVVAGLRGRTSGFLGFLAVVALIIGGIFNLMPRNGDRFTFHDVNWAPTSVDQARTGINITGSQGRLDLSKLTLAAPLTSPVTIPVDATASNVTVVIPDNVPVEVRADMTFGNLNERGSDRGGRFQDDTTMYNSGKPGATLVVEIDGTFSNVTIQGGN, from the coding sequence ATGAACGCGAACAGCATGAATCCCGAGGAACCCGGAACGCCTGGCACGCCCAGTGGATCCGGCTCCAGCGCCTACCACGGCGCTGACGCTGCACCCGGCGAATCCCAGCAGAACTTCTTCGACTGGATCCGCAACCTGGGCATCCGCCGCGGACCGGACCGCTGGGTGGGCGGCGTGGCCAGCGGCGTGGCCCACCGGTTTGGAATCGACCCGGTGATCGTCCGCGGCATCTTCATCGTCCTGGCAGTCTTCGCCGGAGTGGGGGTTCTCCTGTACGGCCTGGCATGGGCGCTCCTGCCCGAGCCCGACGGCCGCATCCACGTCCAGGAGGCAGCTGCCGGACGCTGGTCCAGCGGCATGACCGGCGCCCTGATCGCCACGATCATTGGACTTCCCAGCCTGGGCCGGGGCTTCTGGGGCTGGGGATGGAACGGGCTTCCGGGACTTTTCTGGACACTCTTCTGGGTGGGCGGCACCGGATACCTGATCTATTACCTGGTTCAACGCAACAAGGCCTCCAGGACCATGCCGCCCGCGGGGCAGGGTGCCGGCGCGTCAACGGCCACGGCATCCACTGCGCATACGTACACGGCATCCACTGCGCCCACCTACACGGCCTCCACCAATACCGGTGTCCCGGTGTACGGGCCAACGTTCGGCCAGTCCAGCCCGCCCAATCCATCAGGCCCGTCCAATCCATCCGGCCCGTTCAATCCATCGGGCCCACGGCCGCCCTCCGGCCCCACTCCCCCGCGCAACTTCCAGCCCAAACCCGCCGCACCCAAGCGTCAGGGGCCGGGCGCGGCGATCGTGGCAGTTTCCGCCGGAGCGGCATTGTTGGTGGGGGGAACGCTGAAGGCCCTGGACGCCGGAAATGTGATCGACCTCGGAAACTCCGTCAACGCGGTGGTCTTCGCCTCCGGCGCCGCGGTACTGGGCCTGGGGATTGTGGTTGCAGGACTCCGCGGGCGCACCTCAGGATTTCTCGGTTTCCTGGCAGTGGTGGCACTCATCATCGGCGGAATCTTCAATCTGATGCCCAGGAACGGCGATCGCTTCACGTTCCATGATGTGAACTGGGCGCCCACCAGCGTGGACCAGGCACGGACGGGCATCAACATCACCGGCTCACAGGGAAGGCTCGACTTGAGCAAACTGACCTTGGCAGCGCCCCTGACGTCGCCGGTGACGATTCCTGTTGACGCCACGGCCAGCAACGTCACGGTAGTCATCCCGGACAACGTTCCGGTTGAGGTCAGGGCCGATATGACCTTCGGAAACCTCAACGAGCGCGGTTCCGACCGCGGCGGCCGGTTCCAGGACGACACCACCATGTACAACTCCGGCAAGCCCGGGGCCACCCTCGTGGTGGAGATTGACGGCACGTTCAGCAACGTGACCATTCAGGGAGGAAACTGA
- a CDS encoding PspC domain-containing protein produces the protein MDKFFNIVRGLGLKRGPQRWLGGVCGGIAAKLNVDVAYVRVGFLLFCLLPGPAAVVYILGWLILPDQNNKVALESFMSRRSQ, from the coding sequence ATGGACAAGTTCTTCAACATCGTCAGGGGCTTAGGCCTGAAACGCGGACCACAACGCTGGCTGGGCGGTGTCTGCGGAGGCATAGCGGCCAAGCTTAACGTCGATGTGGCTTATGTACGGGTGGGTTTCCTGCTTTTCTGCCTTTTGCCGGGACCCGCTGCTGTGGTCTACATCCTGGGTTGGCTGATCCTGCCTGACCAAAACAACAAGGTTGCCCTGGAATCGTTCATGAGCCGCCGGTCCCAGTGA
- a CDS encoding 6-phosphofructokinase has translation MKIGILTSGGDCPGLNAVIRGAVLKGIAIHGQEFVGFRDGWRGVVEGDIIDIPRTMVRGIAKQGGTILGTSRTNPFENGGGPETIKAHMDRLGIDAIIAIGGEGTLAAAKRLTDAGLKIVGVPKTVDNDLDATDYTFGFDTAVQIATEAIDRLRTTGESHHRCMIAEVMGRHVGWIALHSGMASGAHAILIPEQKVSIEEITEWVREAHDRGRAPLVVVAEGFVPEHMESPHSERGLDTFGRPRLGGIADQLAPEIEARTGIETRATILGHIQRGGVPTAFDRVLATRLGMAAIDSVVDGRWGTMVALKGTDISHVGFEEALGKLKTVPQHRYDEASVLFG, from the coding sequence ATGAAAATTGGCATTCTGACCAGCGGCGGCGACTGCCCCGGACTCAACGCAGTGATCCGTGGAGCCGTCCTCAAGGGCATCGCCATCCACGGCCAGGAATTCGTCGGCTTCCGCGACGGCTGGCGCGGTGTGGTGGAGGGCGACATCATCGATATCCCCCGCACCATGGTCCGCGGTATCGCCAAGCAGGGCGGCACCATCCTTGGCACCTCCCGCACCAACCCGTTCGAAAACGGTGGCGGGCCGGAAACCATCAAGGCCCACATGGACCGCTTGGGCATCGACGCCATCATTGCGATCGGCGGCGAAGGCACCCTGGCGGCAGCCAAACGGCTCACCGACGCCGGTTTGAAGATTGTTGGCGTCCCCAAGACGGTGGATAACGACCTCGACGCCACCGATTACACCTTCGGCTTCGACACTGCCGTCCAAATTGCCACCGAGGCAATCGACCGTCTGCGGACCACCGGCGAATCGCACCACCGCTGCATGATCGCCGAAGTCATGGGCCGGCACGTCGGCTGGATTGCCCTCCACTCCGGTATGGCCTCCGGCGCCCACGCCATCCTGATCCCGGAACAAAAGGTCAGCATCGAGGAAATCACTGAGTGGGTCCGCGAAGCCCACGACCGCGGCCGTGCACCGTTGGTAGTAGTGGCCGAAGGATTCGTTCCGGAGCACATGGAATCGCCGCACTCCGAGCGCGGACTGGACACCTTTGGGCGTCCCCGCCTCGGTGGTATCGCCGACCAGTTGGCCCCGGAGATCGAGGCCCGCACCGGCATCGAAACACGTGCCACCATTCTGGGACACATCCAGCGCGGCGGCGTTCCCACCGCTTTTGACCGCGTCCTCGCCACCCGCCTGGGCATGGCTGCCATCGACTCCGTGGTGGACGGACGATGGGGCACCATGGTTGCGCTCAAGGGCACGGACATTTCCCACGTGGGCTTCGAGGAAGCGCTGGGCAAGCTGAAGACGGTCCCGCAGCACCGCTACGACGAAGCGTCAGTGCTGTTCGGTTAG
- a CDS encoding GNAT family N-acetyltransferase: protein MTLEPTSAAIIQLAWARRLGLDDDAFAAAAARPASAADTPGDPRLRITRADDAAREVVFLRLFGVSVLVGPQWALDAGAALPDTELAQHVTLLTLTRSHGGHGLGSSALFFADDLPLQQPSDDLMVSHGNPEAILLEGLCPPDDVNEVGLQGRGHRFTVMHPDEEQPTPVACGAYSESEGILADLGVLVAPQWRRRGLGTLAASIAAHEALASGLTLQWKADVSNTGALAMARHMGFATGGLHASVRLG from the coding sequence ATGACTCTGGAGCCCACGTCCGCTGCGATCATCCAGTTGGCGTGGGCCCGCCGTTTGGGGCTCGACGACGACGCTTTCGCCGCCGCAGCCGCCCGGCCAGCCTCGGCCGCGGACACCCCCGGCGATCCCCGCCTCCGGATTACGCGGGCCGACGACGCCGCCCGCGAAGTTGTCTTCCTGAGGCTCTTCGGGGTCTCAGTGCTGGTGGGGCCGCAATGGGCCCTGGACGCCGGGGCTGCACTGCCGGACACCGAGCTGGCCCAGCACGTGACGCTCCTGACCCTCACCCGGTCCCACGGAGGCCACGGGCTGGGGTCCTCGGCATTGTTCTTTGCCGACGACCTCCCGCTGCAGCAGCCGTCCGACGATTTGATGGTGTCCCACGGGAACCCCGAAGCAATCCTCCTGGAAGGCCTGTGCCCCCCGGATGATGTCAACGAGGTGGGGCTGCAGGGCCGTGGGCACCGCTTCACAGTGATGCATCCGGATGAGGAGCAGCCCACCCCCGTGGCCTGCGGAGCATACTCCGAGTCGGAAGGAATCCTGGCTGACCTGGGAGTCCTGGTGGCCCCGCAATGGCGACGGCGCGGACTGGGAACCCTCGCGGCCTCCATCGCCGCCCATGAAGCCTTGGCATCCGGCCTGACACTGCAATGGAAAGCCGACGTCAGCAATACAGGGGCACTCGCGATGGCCCGCCACATGGGTTTCGCCACGGGCGGGCTTCACGCGAGCGTTCGCCTCGGCTGA
- a CDS encoding DHA2 family efflux MFS transporter permease subunit — MENVAKPWPALWSLVVGFFMILIDTTIVSVANPRIMEGLNTDINAVIWVTSAYLLAYAVPLLITGRLGDRFGPKNLYLIGLVVFTLASLWCGLSGDITMLIAARVLQGLGAAMMTPQTMAVITRIFPPDRRGAAMGLWGATAGMAVLIGPILGGVLVDSLGWEWIFFVNVPIGLVAFILVTRFVPKLTTHTHSFDILGVLLSAAGMFLLVFGIQEGQTYKWGMVNNFISVWGLIITGLVVLVLFVAWQWMLERRGGEPLLPLGLFKDRNFSLGNTTIVAVGFTVTAFPLPTIFYYQTVRGLTPTQSALLMIPMAVISGALAPVVGKMIDRANPRWFATFGLVCLSVALFWTASLLGPDTPIWMFLLPSALQGVANAFMWGPVSNATTRNLDPRQAGAGSGVFNTTRQIGAVLGSAAIAALIQSRLAAELPAAPAGAPAGEVSMSGTLPEALHAGFSTAMSQSILLPACAILLGAVAALFFVKPKSAAGWSNKPGADDAAPAVDAAAK, encoded by the coding sequence TTGGAAAACGTAGCTAAGCCATGGCCAGCGCTGTGGTCACTTGTGGTGGGGTTCTTCATGATCCTCATCGACACCACCATTGTCTCGGTGGCCAATCCCCGCATCATGGAGGGCCTGAATACCGACATCAACGCCGTCATCTGGGTTACCAGCGCCTATCTGCTGGCCTATGCGGTTCCCCTGCTGATCACCGGCCGCCTGGGTGACCGGTTCGGTCCCAAGAACCTGTATTTGATTGGTCTGGTGGTCTTCACCCTCGCATCCCTGTGGTGTGGACTCTCCGGTGACATCACCATGCTGATTGCGGCCCGCGTGTTGCAGGGCCTGGGTGCTGCCATGATGACGCCCCAGACCATGGCCGTGATCACCCGCATCTTCCCGCCGGACCGCCGCGGTGCAGCCATGGGCCTGTGGGGCGCCACAGCCGGCATGGCAGTGCTGATTGGCCCTATCCTGGGCGGCGTCCTGGTGGACAGCCTCGGCTGGGAATGGATCTTCTTTGTCAACGTTCCCATCGGTTTGGTGGCCTTCATCCTGGTCACCCGGTTCGTGCCCAAGCTGACCACCCACACCCACTCCTTCGACATCCTGGGCGTCCTGTTGTCCGCAGCAGGGATGTTCCTCCTGGTCTTCGGCATCCAGGAAGGCCAGACCTACAAGTGGGGAATGGTCAACAACTTCATTTCAGTGTGGGGGCTCATCATCACCGGGCTGGTGGTCCTGGTGCTCTTCGTCGCGTGGCAGTGGATGCTGGAGCGCCGCGGTGGCGAGCCGTTGCTGCCCCTTGGCCTGTTCAAGGACCGCAACTTCTCCCTGGGCAACACCACCATTGTGGCTGTGGGCTTCACGGTCACGGCTTTCCCGCTGCCCACCATTTTCTACTACCAGACCGTGCGCGGCCTGACCCCCACCCAGTCGGCACTGCTCATGATTCCCATGGCCGTGATCTCCGGCGCCCTCGCGCCGGTGGTGGGCAAGATGATCGACCGCGCCAACCCGCGCTGGTTCGCTACCTTCGGGCTGGTCTGCCTTTCTGTGGCACTCTTCTGGACAGCTTCGCTGCTGGGTCCGGACACACCCATCTGGATGTTCCTGCTCCCGTCCGCGCTGCAAGGCGTTGCCAACGCCTTCATGTGGGGTCCGGTGTCCAACGCCACCACCCGCAACCTTGATCCCCGGCAGGCCGGTGCTGGTTCGGGCGTCTTCAACACCACCCGCCAGATCGGCGCAGTGCTGGGTTCGGCGGCCATCGCGGCCCTGATCCAGTCCCGGTTGGCGGCTGAGTTGCCAGCAGCACCGGCCGGCGCACCGGCCGGGGAGGTTTCCATGAGCGGTACCTTGCCGGAAGCGCTTCACGCTGGATTCTCGACGGCGATGAGCCAGTCCATCCTCCTGCCCGCCTGCGCGATTCTGCTGGGGGCCGTGGCGGCACTGTTCTTCGTCAAGCCCAAGTCTGCTGCCGGTTGGAGCAACAAGCCCGGCGCTGACGACGCGGCACCTGCCGTGGACGCTGCCGCTAAGTAA
- a CDS encoding helix-turn-helix transcriptional regulator: MPKTAELTPLGVAALSLLAEGPMHPYEMYQLLMARHEDRLVKVRPGTLYHSVGRLEDNGLVEATGTEREGNRPERTTYRITHAGHDALDARLQHMLSTPVNEYPAFPHAIAEAHHLPAPVVTGLLEERLVALAADLDFLVRAEGIVTAKGLQRKYWIDITYQQAMRRTEIAWIRELLTELESGQLPWDEPRPTPTDISHEPKESLGKRS; this comes from the coding sequence GTGCCAAAAACCGCAGAGTTGACGCCACTGGGTGTCGCAGCTTTGTCACTCTTGGCCGAGGGGCCCATGCATCCCTACGAGATGTACCAACTGCTCATGGCGCGGCATGAAGACCGCTTGGTGAAAGTGCGTCCCGGGACGCTCTACCACTCGGTGGGACGCCTTGAGGACAACGGCTTGGTGGAGGCCACGGGGACGGAGCGCGAAGGCAACCGTCCGGAGCGCACCACTTACCGGATTACCCACGCCGGCCATGACGCCCTGGATGCGCGCCTTCAGCACATGCTGTCCACGCCGGTCAACGAGTACCCTGCGTTTCCCCACGCCATCGCGGAGGCCCACCATCTGCCGGCCCCTGTGGTCACAGGGCTGTTGGAGGAACGCCTGGTGGCACTCGCGGCTGACCTTGACTTCCTGGTCCGGGCAGAGGGGATCGTGACGGCCAAGGGCCTGCAGCGCAAATATTGGATCGACATCACTTATCAACAGGCCATGCGCCGAACGGAGATCGCGTGGATCCGCGAGCTCCTTACGGAGTTGGAGAGCGGGCAACTGCCCTGGGATGAACCCCGGCCAACTCCCACCGACATTTCACACGAACCAAAGGAATCCCTTGGAAAACGTAGCTAA
- a CDS encoding ankyrin repeat domain-containing protein, with product MTHAAAPTGSGADDEALALAHALFDAAREGNAELLRAYLGAGAPANLTNASGDSLLMLAAYHGHDEAVQLLAHHGADVNSANDRGQTPLAGAVFKGYTAVARVLIDAGADPDAGTPTAREAAAMFARSEILALLG from the coding sequence ATGACCCATGCCGCAGCTCCCACCGGTTCAGGGGCCGACGACGAAGCATTGGCCCTTGCCCATGCGCTGTTCGATGCCGCCCGCGAAGGCAATGCCGAACTGTTGCGGGCTTACCTCGGAGCCGGGGCGCCCGCCAACCTGACCAACGCATCCGGAGATTCACTCCTGATGCTGGCCGCCTACCACGGACACGACGAGGCAGTGCAACTGCTGGCCCACCACGGAGCCGACGTGAACTCGGCCAATGACCGCGGGCAGACGCCGCTGGCCGGCGCTGTGTTCAAGGGCTACACGGCTGTTGCGCGGGTGCTGATTGATGCCGGAGCGGATCCCGACGCCGGTACGCCCACCGCCCGCGAGGCTGCCGCGATGTTCGCGCGGTCCGAGATCCTCGCACTGCTCGGATAA